Proteins encoded together in one Terriglobia bacterium window:
- a CDS encoding MFS transporter, translating to MLDDKAKPIKRLRWFIVWTLFCSTVINYINRQTLSVLAPVIMQQFHMTHEDYSYVVSAFQIAYAGMWLIGGIIIDIIGTRRGLTLAMIWWSISSMVHSMASSVFSLAVFRFMLGIGEGFNWPGASKTVAEWFPADERGLAVAIFDSGSSVGAVIAPPFVAFIAYEFGWRYSFVAAGLLGFIWLIPWLYFYHPFNSHPRLGEEERKMIQERRGTPGPSALKGAQRWLSLLKERNVWGIVLGRSLTDPIWWFYVFWLPAYLSEARGFSLQQIGAFAWIPFLAADIGNFTGGFATGFFIKRGMPVIRSRKLVCILSSVPILAGIPAATAHSAMSALLLISLATWGYASWSTMGLTFPSDLFPQDVVASVTGLSGLGAGLVSTAFTLLIGYIVDKFSYFPAFVAAGTVPLLATAIVLILIRAPESSEKA from the coding sequence ATGCTGGACGACAAAGCCAAACCGATTAAGCGCCTGCGATGGTTTATTGTCTGGACGCTTTTCTGCTCGACGGTCATTAATTACATCAACCGGCAGACCCTTTCCGTCCTCGCTCCCGTCATCATGCAGCAGTTCCACATGACCCACGAGGACTACTCCTACGTTGTGTCGGCATTCCAGATTGCTTATGCAGGCATGTGGCTGATCGGCGGCATCATCATTGACATCATCGGCACGCGGCGCGGGCTGACCCTGGCCATGATCTGGTGGTCGATTTCGAGCATGGTGCATTCGATGGCCAGTTCCGTGTTTTCGCTTGCCGTCTTCCGCTTCATGCTGGGAATCGGCGAGGGCTTCAACTGGCCGGGGGCCAGCAAGACCGTGGCGGAGTGGTTTCCTGCTGATGAGCGCGGGCTTGCCGTGGCCATCTTTGACAGCGGCTCGAGCGTTGGCGCCGTTATCGCGCCGCCCTTCGTGGCGTTCATCGCCTATGAATTTGGATGGCGATACTCATTCGTGGCCGCAGGGCTTCTGGGCTTCATCTGGCTCATTCCGTGGCTGTATTTTTATCATCCCTTCAACTCGCATCCCCGGCTGGGCGAAGAGGAGCGAAAAATGATCCAGGAGCGCCGGGGCACGCCAGGCCCCTCGGCGCTGAAGGGCGCCCAACGCTGGTTGAGCCTGTTGAAGGAAAGGAACGTCTGGGGCATCGTCCTGGGGCGCTCATTGACCGATCCAATCTGGTGGTTCTACGTGTTCTGGCTCCCGGCATACCTCAGCGAGGCCCGCGGGTTCAGCCTGCAACAGATTGGCGCGTTTGCCTGGATCCCTTTTCTTGCCGCCGATATTGGAAACTTCACCGGAGGGTTTGCGACCGGATTTTTCATCAAGCGCGGAATGCCCGTGATTCGCTCGCGCAAGCTGGTGTGCATTTTGAGTTCAGTGCCCATTCTTGCCGGCATCCCTGCCGCCACCGCTCACAGCGCGATGTCCGCTCTGTTGCTGATCAGCCTTGCCACGTGGGGATACGCGAGCTGGTCCACCATGGGGCTGACATTTCCTTCCGACCTCTTTCCGCAGGATGTGGTTGCTTCTGTCACCGGACTCAGCGGGCTGGGCGCGGGACTGGTGAGCACCGCTTTTACGCTTCTGATTGGATATATTGTTGACAAGTTTTCTTACTTTCCCGCTTTCGTAGCCGCCGGTACCGTTCCACTGCTGGCGACTGCCATCGTCCTTATTCTCATCCGGGCTCCCGAAAGCAGCGAAAAAGCGTGA
- a CDS encoding glucosamine-6-phosphate deaminase, with product MSTSIIRSLKVERLKVESYESIEAMGKAAAESAAESLRSLAAQNETVAVIFATGASQMATLEALTSIPGLPWDKVIGFHMDEYLGIPDDHPASFRRYLRERLTSKVKMREFHGVDGTSANPEETCRKYADLLRELKPQLCLLGIGENGHLAFNDPAEANFEDPLDIKIVSLDAECRQQQVNEGWFPNLAAVPTRAITLTIPTLLRVPRLIASVPGERKAHIVRRTLTEEISTRCPATIMRKHPNTTVYLDPASSAELPQ from the coding sequence ATGAGCACGAGCATCATCAGATCTCTTAAGGTGGAACGCCTGAAAGTGGAGTCATATGAAAGCATCGAGGCAATGGGTAAGGCCGCGGCCGAGTCCGCCGCCGAGAGCCTGCGCTCGCTGGCGGCGCAGAACGAGACCGTCGCTGTGATTTTTGCAACCGGGGCTTCCCAAATGGCAACTCTCGAGGCTTTGACGTCCATTCCAGGTTTGCCCTGGGACAAGGTTATAGGTTTTCATATGGATGAGTATCTCGGAATTCCGGACGATCATCCTGCGTCGTTCCGACGCTATCTGCGCGAACGGCTCACGAGCAAGGTGAAGATGCGTGAGTTTCACGGCGTTGACGGCACCAGCGCCAATCCTGAAGAGACGTGCCGGAAATACGCGGACCTGTTGCGGGAGCTGAAACCGCAATTGTGCCTGCTGGGGATCGGGGAAAACGGACATCTGGCTTTTAACGATCCGGCTGAAGCGAATTTCGAGGACCCGCTAGACATCAAGATCGTTTCCCTCGACGCGGAATGTCGTCAGCAGCAGGTGAACGAAGGCTGGTTTCCAAATCTCGCGGCGGTGCCCACGCGAGCGATCACCCTGACCATTCCCACTCTGCTTCGCGTCCCCCGGCTGATCGCGTCGGTTCCCGGAGAGCGGAAGGCGCACATTGTCCGCCGCACGCTGACCGAAGAGATTTCCACCCGCTGCCCGGCCACCATCATGCGGAAGCATCCCAACACGACCGTATATCTTGACCCTGCCTCGTCTGCCGAGTTACCGCAATGA
- a CDS encoding amidohydrolase family protein has product MKKISLLFAIMTCIFVCGPGWAQSAQPKIIDGHLHYNGDPAFLQKVLAKMESVDGMAFLLVPPSDMETAVPFIHAHPDRFVGFAEIDMDSPHALEDIDLAHEAGFRGIGELEYVLHNYDDPVYFPIYKRAEQYHMIALFHTGIVNREHPNVSMDVSIARMQVMRLDLIARKFPKLTVVAAHMGNPDYAWGAEIARWNPNFYVDLSGSSLLKKQNDYTFFKSIFWWSGVVSPHTPKSEHSAFEKLVFGSDVFGGELEEFDRELKRYHEMLDACGVSQQSQAMIFSGTLWHILQQQQEAMASK; this is encoded by the coding sequence ATGAAGAAGATCAGCCTGCTGTTCGCTATAATGACGTGCATTTTTGTTTGCGGCCCGGGTTGGGCGCAGTCCGCTCAGCCCAAAATCATCGACGGGCATCTCCATTATAACGGCGACCCGGCCTTTCTGCAGAAGGTGCTGGCGAAAATGGAGTCGGTGGACGGCATGGCGTTTCTGTTGGTTCCTCCTTCGGATATGGAAACGGCGGTGCCCTTCATCCACGCGCATCCTGACCGCTTTGTGGGCTTTGCCGAAATCGACATGGACAGCCCGCACGCTCTCGAGGACATCGACCTGGCCCATGAAGCCGGATTTCGCGGCATCGGCGAACTGGAATACGTCCTGCACAATTATGACGATCCAGTTTATTTTCCCATTTACAAACGCGCTGAACAGTACCACATGATCGCTCTGTTCCATACCGGCATCGTGAACCGCGAACATCCGAATGTGTCGATGGACGTAAGCATCGCGCGAATGCAGGTCATGCGGTTAGACCTGATCGCCAGAAAGTTTCCGAAGCTCACCGTTGTCGCGGCACATATGGGCAATCCCGATTACGCCTGGGGTGCGGAAATCGCCCGGTGGAACCCCAACTTTTACGTAGACCTTTCCGGATCATCTCTGCTCAAGAAGCAGAACGATTACACCTTCTTTAAATCCATTTTCTGGTGGTCAGGGGTTGTAAGTCCGCACACGCCCAAATCCGAGCACAGCGCTTTTGAAAAGCTGGTGTTCGGTTCCGACGTGTTCGGCGGAGAGCTGGAGGAGTTTGACCGCGAGCTGAAGCGGTATCACGAAATGCTCGACGCCTGCGGGGTGTCGCAGCAGTCCCAGGCCATGATCTTCAGTGGTACCCTGTGGCACATCCTCCAACAACAACAGGAAGCCATGGCCTCGAAATGA
- a CDS encoding Gfo/Idh/MocA family oxidoreductase: MPEESNKPEVSRRDFLKTGAGASAGLAALSSVSFFTRPEKIFGANDRVRVAICGVHGRGFDHVENYAKIRNAEIAAICDIDENVAGQRVGEMEKKGIPRPKIYYDVRKLLEDKSIDAISIATPNHWHTLMAIWGCQAGKDVYVEKPCSHNLWEGRQLVQAANRYNRIVQHGTQSRSSKTAREAIERVHNGEIGEIYLSRGLCYKWRDTIGRAPVAPVPAGVHYDLWTGPAPEHAFTHNRFHYNWHWFWYYGNGDLGNQGIHQVDVARWGLGLGFPNRATALGGHFMFDDDQETPNTVTCAFEYDMPDGKTRMLEFEVRHWITNGEAVVGAGNRSAASGDQPKLGPLSGTHNAIGNLFYGSKGYIALADGDEPENYRTWLGKEQRPGTEGRYDDDEVVHFQNFVDCVVSRKKEDLNAPIEEGHMSCALVHLANASYRLKRTVNFNPETQEVVGDEEAAELVRDGGRGYRAPFTVPEEV; this comes from the coding sequence ATGCCAGAAGAATCCAACAAGCCAGAAGTAAGCCGCCGAGATTTTCTGAAGACCGGCGCGGGTGCCTCGGCAGGATTGGCCGCGCTCTCGAGCGTCAGCTTCTTCACCCGCCCGGAGAAGATCTTTGGCGCGAATGACCGTGTCCGCGTAGCTATCTGCGGCGTCCATGGCCGGGGCTTCGACCACGTTGAGAACTACGCCAAGATCCGCAACGCGGAGATCGCCGCAATCTGCGACATCGATGAGAACGTGGCGGGCCAGCGCGTGGGGGAGATGGAAAAAAAGGGAATACCCCGGCCGAAGATTTACTACGATGTGCGGAAACTGCTTGAGGACAAATCGATCGATGCCATATCCATTGCCACCCCGAACCACTGGCATACGCTGATGGCCATCTGGGGCTGCCAGGCCGGCAAAGACGTTTATGTTGAGAAGCCGTGTTCGCACAATCTCTGGGAAGGGCGGCAACTGGTGCAGGCTGCCAACCGGTACAACCGGATTGTCCAGCACGGCACGCAGTCGCGCTCAAGCAAGACGGCCAGGGAAGCGATCGAACGGGTCCACAACGGCGAGATCGGAGAAATCTATCTGAGCCGCGGCTTGTGCTATAAGTGGCGGGACACGATTGGCCGCGCTCCCGTCGCTCCGGTGCCCGCCGGGGTGCACTATGACCTGTGGACCGGTCCGGCCCCCGAGCACGCCTTCACCCACAACCGATTCCACTATAACTGGCACTGGTTCTGGTATTACGGCAACGGCGATCTGGGCAACCAGGGAATCCACCAGGTGGACGTGGCACGCTGGGGCCTGGGGCTGGGGTTCCCCAACCGGGCAACCGCGCTGGGCGGCCACTTCATGTTTGATGACGACCAGGAGACTCCTAATACGGTGACCTGCGCCTTCGAGTACGACATGCCCGACGGCAAGACCCGCATGCTGGAATTCGAAGTCCGGCATTGGATCACCAACGGCGAGGCGGTGGTGGGGGCAGGCAACCGGTCGGCTGCCTCGGGCGACCAACCCAAGTTGGGTCCGTTGTCCGGAACCCATAACGCGATCGGCAACCTCTTCTACGGCTCGAAAGGCTACATCGCGCTTGCGGATGGCGATGAACCTGAAAACTACAGGACCTGGCTGGGCAAGGAGCAGCGGCCCGGTACGGAGGGCCGGTACGACGACGATGAAGTGGTCCATTTCCAGAATTTTGTCGATTGTGTCGTCAGCCGAAAGAAGGAAGACCTGAACGCGCCCATCGAGGAGGGGCACATGTCCTGTGCGCTGGTACACCTGGCGAACGCCTCCTATCGCCTCAAGCGCACGGTGAACTTTAACCCCGAAACTCAGGAGGTGGTTGGCGATGAGGAGGCCGCAGAACTGGTGCGAGACGGCGGACGCGGCTATCGCGCGCCATTCACGGTTCCGGAAGAGGTGTGA
- a CDS encoding PmoA family protein, with product MMQRTAVILLALAGALCCFSPSAMAAAEAVQFQRQGSEIHVTIGGKPFTTYYFNPDVAKPYLQPLRSAQGNIITRSYPIGNTIPAANLHDRSLEPHQRPLYFDHGDVNGMDFWSEQVFNKLYGREGEGHAYGRMVLTKIDEMQGGPDSGTIQAEFDLISPNNRVIATETQTFTFHGDGDTRTIDCQFVVHAGRNPVVFGDTKEGTFGIRLAPELNSPPARMVDSNGAEGEKGIWGTRANWVNYDGTVKGENLGIAVFDSPRSFRHPTYWHARGYGLFAANPFGLSFFTRDPKQDGSWTVHEGKSLLFRYRVFIHHGDYKQADVAGAYQKYAAQEK from the coding sequence ATGATGCAGAGGACCGCAGTCATTCTACTCGCGCTCGCGGGCGCATTGTGCTGTTTTTCCCCATCGGCGATGGCTGCCGCGGAGGCGGTGCAGTTTCAAAGGCAGGGTTCTGAAATCCATGTGACGATTGGCGGGAAGCCTTTCACGACTTATTACTTTAATCCTGATGTCGCCAAGCCGTACTTACAGCCTCTGCGCAGCGCGCAGGGAAACATCATCACTCGCAGCTATCCGATCGGAAACACGATTCCGGCGGCTAACCTCCACGACCGCTCCCTCGAACCTCATCAGCGGCCACTCTATTTTGATCATGGAGACGTCAACGGCATGGATTTCTGGAGTGAGCAAGTCTTTAACAAATTATACGGACGTGAGGGCGAGGGCCATGCTTATGGACGGATGGTGCTCACAAAAATTGACGAAATGCAGGGCGGTCCCGACTCTGGAACGATTCAGGCTGAATTTGACCTGATATCTCCCAACAATCGCGTGATTGCCACGGAGACCCAGACCTTTACTTTCCACGGCGACGGAGACACCCGGACCATTGACTGCCAGTTTGTGGTCCATGCCGGCCGCAACCCCGTGGTGTTTGGAGACACCAAAGAGGGCACGTTCGGCATTCGGCTGGCGCCGGAGCTGAATTCGCCCCCGGCGCGCATGGTCGATTCAAATGGCGCGGAGGGAGAGAAGGGCATCTGGGGGACTCGCGCCAACTGGGTAAACTACGACGGGACGGTGAAGGGTGAAAACCTGGGAATTGCCGTCTTCGACAGCCCGCGAAGCTTCCGCCATCCCACCTACTGGCACGCTCGCGGTTACGGCCTGTTCGCGGCCAACCCGTTCGGGCTCAGCTTTTTCACCCGTGATCCCAAGCAGGACGGCAGTTGGACCGTGCATGAGGGTAAGTCTTTGCTTTTCCGTTACCGCGTCTTTATTCACCACGGCGACTATAAGCAGGCCGACGTAGCAGGCGCCTACCAGAAGTATGCCGCCCAGGAGAAGTGA
- a CDS encoding LacI family DNA-binding transcriptional regulator, translating to MAGKLRVQELATRASVSVATVSRILNGSARVSQELQDRVRKAAAEIGINLQDTTRSRTVAFVLGNRHMLHMFHSRVLAGAQDYCTAHGWDAIFLSYNYQPSVPWKELRFPQVLRRRDIIRAAILGGTHSENLLIALGHRGIPFAALGNNLLLNETEHLDYDVVYSNDLQSAYELTRYLQSLNHRNIWFVGNTKLPWFARCYSGYNRAMKDAGLLPRLSEFYSQDEEEVGYLAAKSILGGGQAVTAIFAGTDPAARGVYRAAREAGKNIPNDLSVVACNDTYGALLSPPLTTIREFPELLGSQLVELVLSRIADPDLPPRQVTIPTEIIKRESCASLSTVAVHAVSKN from the coding sequence ATGGCAGGAAAATTAAGGGTTCAGGAACTTGCCACCAGAGCGAGCGTAAGTGTCGCTACCGTTTCGCGCATCCTGAACGGCTCGGCGCGCGTCAGCCAGGAACTTCAGGACCGGGTGAGGAAAGCGGCGGCTGAAATTGGAATCAATCTCCAGGACACAACGCGCTCGAGGACCGTCGCTTTCGTTCTTGGCAATCGTCACATGCTGCACATGTTCCATTCCAGAGTGCTGGCCGGCGCTCAGGACTACTGCACGGCGCATGGGTGGGACGCCATTTTCCTTTCCTACAATTACCAGCCAAGCGTTCCCTGGAAAGAACTGCGTTTCCCCCAGGTGTTGCGAAGGCGCGACATCATCCGGGCGGCCATCCTGGGCGGAACGCATTCGGAGAATCTCCTGATTGCTCTGGGGCATCGAGGAATTCCCTTCGCGGCGCTGGGCAACAACCTGCTGCTGAACGAAACTGAGCACCTGGATTATGATGTCGTTTACTCGAACGACCTGCAGAGCGCCTATGAATTGACCCGCTATCTGCAGAGCCTGAATCATCGGAATATCTGGTTCGTAGGCAACACCAAGCTTCCCTGGTTCGCCCGCTGCTACAGTGGGTATAACCGTGCTATGAAAGACGCCGGGCTGCTGCCTCGCTTGAGCGAGTTCTACTCTCAGGATGAAGAGGAGGTGGGCTACCTCGCAGCCAAGTCGATCCTGGGAGGCGGTCAGGCGGTGACCGCCATCTTTGCCGGCACCGATCCTGCAGCGCGAGGCGTCTATCGGGCCGCCCGGGAAGCCGGGAAAAACATCCCCAATGATTTGAGCGTGGTGGCCTGCAATGATACCTACGGCGCGCTGCTGAGCCCGCCGCTCACAACCATCAGGGAGTTTCCGGAACTGCTGGGCAGCCAGCTTGTAGAGCTGGTGCTCAGCCGGATTGCCGATCCGGACCTCCCGCCCCGGCAGGTGACGATTCCCACAGAGATTATCAAGCGGGAATCCTGCGCGTCCCTTTCGACTGTGGCCGTCCACGCGGTCTCAAAGAATTAG
- a CDS encoding alpha/beta hydrolase, with protein MRRAAIAVLLTILSAGISQAATHQTVLLWPNGAPGAQGNQPEDTPTLTIFLPDPGKATRAGVVVCPGGGYVELAMQKEGTDIAEWLNSIGVAAFVLKYRLGPRYHHPIEMWDGQRAVRYVRYHAEEYGIAPDRIGIWGFSAGGHLASTVGTHFDSGKAQAADPIDRVSCRPDFMVLAYAVISFVTPYVHRGSMRALLGDHPDPKLQRLLSNELQVTAETPPTFLFSTNDDTGVPCENSVLFFLALRKNHVPAEMHIFEPGPHGVGLAPTHAALSIWPTLLANWFRTRGLLK; from the coding sequence TTGAGAAGAGCGGCCATTGCGGTTCTGTTGACGATTCTCAGCGCCGGCATTTCCCAGGCTGCAACTCACCAGACCGTATTGCTTTGGCCCAACGGCGCGCCCGGCGCTCAGGGCAATCAGCCTGAGGACACGCCGACCCTCACCATTTTCCTGCCTGATCCGGGCAAGGCGACACGGGCGGGCGTTGTGGTGTGCCCCGGCGGCGGCTATGTCGAGTTAGCCATGCAGAAGGAAGGAACGGATATCGCTGAGTGGCTCAATTCCATCGGTGTTGCCGCTTTTGTTCTGAAGTACCGGCTGGGGCCGCGCTATCATCATCCGATTGAGATGTGGGACGGCCAGCGCGCCGTGCGGTATGTCCGCTATCACGCCGAAGAATACGGCATCGCGCCGGACCGCATCGGCATCTGGGGATTTTCCGCCGGCGGGCATCTGGCTTCCACCGTCGGCACGCACTTTGACAGCGGCAAGGCGCAGGCGGCTGATCCGATTGACCGCGTAAGCTGCCGGCCCGATTTTATGGTGCTCGCCTATGCCGTGATTTCGTTTGTGACGCCGTACGTCCATCGAGGATCGATGCGCGCCTTGCTCGGCGATCACCCCGACCCTAAGCTGCAGCGCCTGCTTTCGAATGAGCTCCAGGTGACTGCCGAAACTCCGCCCACCTTTCTGTTCTCCACCAACGATGACACCGGCGTTCCCTGCGAGAACAGCGTCTTGTTTTTTCTGGCGCTCCGCAAGAACCACGTTCCGGCGGAAATGCACATCTTCGAGCCCGGACCGCACGGAGTGGGTCTCGCGCCGACCCACGCGGCGCTCTCCATCTGGCCAACGCTGCTTGCCAACTGGTTCCGTACGCGCGGTCTGCTGAAGTGA
- the dprA gene encoding DNA-processing protein DprA, with amino-acid sequence MDNGTVYWVGLSQIEGLGVRGVHKLVAHFGSPKAAYMASLTELEGSGLPATVCHSVFSQAGLKEAENEIEAALKSGCQLIDYESPAYPSLLRQIADPPLVLYVKGDVRALSGHCVAIVGSRRPSAYGLQVARRLARDLAERNLAIVSGLARGIDSAAHHGALEAKGKTIAVQGRGMDGIYPAENRRLADKILEFGAVISEFPLGTGPTPENFPIRNRVISGLSLGVMVVEASEYSGSLITARLATEHNREVFAVPGNITSAQSFGPNHLIKQGAKLVGEWMDIVEEFPPEVRMQLLPSDEASDDGRDNAGSGALFEESLTQEQKEVFEALRVDESLFVDSILDSVRLPQAQVMQALLELEMNGLVRQLPGKNFIRKL; translated from the coding sequence ATGGATAACGGCACGGTCTATTGGGTTGGGCTCTCACAAATTGAAGGTCTGGGGGTCCGCGGTGTCCACAAGCTGGTTGCCCACTTCGGCTCTCCCAAGGCCGCGTATATGGCCTCTCTGACGGAGCTCGAGGGTTCGGGTCTTCCCGCGACCGTGTGCCATTCGGTTTTTTCTCAGGCTGGGCTGAAAGAGGCCGAAAACGAGATAGAAGCTGCCTTGAAGTCCGGTTGCCAGTTGATCGATTATGAGAGTCCGGCTTATCCTTCGTTGCTCAGGCAGATCGCCGATCCGCCGCTGGTACTTTACGTGAAGGGCGATGTCCGCGCGCTTTCCGGGCACTGTGTGGCCATCGTCGGTTCCCGGCGGCCATCCGCTTACGGATTGCAGGTTGCGCGGCGGTTGGCGCGCGACTTGGCGGAAAGGAACCTGGCAATCGTCAGCGGCCTGGCACGGGGAATTGATTCTGCTGCTCACCACGGTGCGCTTGAGGCCAAAGGGAAAACCATCGCTGTCCAGGGCAGAGGCATGGACGGGATTTATCCGGCAGAAAACAGGCGATTGGCAGACAAGATCCTGGAATTCGGGGCCGTGATTTCGGAATTTCCGCTGGGCACGGGGCCGACTCCCGAAAATTTTCCCATTCGTAACCGCGTGATCAGTGGACTCTCACTGGGAGTCATGGTGGTCGAAGCCAGTGAATACAGCGGCTCCCTGATTACGGCGCGATTGGCGACCGAGCACAACAGGGAAGTATTCGCTGTGCCCGGCAACATCACGTCGGCGCAAAGCTTTGGTCCTAATCACCTTATCAAGCAGGGCGCCAAGCTGGTGGGCGAGTGGATGGATATTGTGGAGGAATTCCCGCCGGAGGTCCGCATGCAACTCCTGCCGTCCGACGAGGCATCGGATGATGGGCGGGACAATGCAGGATCCGGGGCGCTCTTCGAGGAGTCTTTGACGCAGGAGCAGAAGGAAGTCTTCGAGGCGCTGCGTGTGGATGAGTCGCTCTTCGTCGATTCAATCCTGGACTCGGTCCGGCTGCCTCAGGCGCAGGTCATGCAGGCCCTTCTGGAGCTGGAAATGAACGGCTTGGTCCGCCAGCTACCGGGCAAAAATTTTATTCGTAAGCTATGA